A stretch of Cicer arietinum cultivar CDC Frontier isolate Library 1 chromosome 5, Cicar.CDCFrontier_v2.0, whole genome shotgun sequence DNA encodes these proteins:
- the LOC101493977 gene encoding protein ALWAYS EARLY 2-like, which translates to MNQMSKTARAKFRDVSVDEEFLEGSIESRGAENGEYVKDTGSLMDMEGRGTGEVLRKGEKNYRKKERVKNVGNYQLDDGGEACSGTEEGLSFRSLNLKEKNMEVINEKFEQFTPTSQRKRNKKLFFGDEIHALNALQTLADLSLMMPTSIVESESSVPLKGERMTVDKDDKSALPEATSTSHKRNKVKLCAVPGADTSTSKKSKLGKDIAISIIGHKISHKMQSQNRSQNSVTKPVTKFGH; encoded by the exons ATG AACCAAATGTCTAAGACGGCTCGTGCCAAGTTTCGTGATGTTTCCGTGGATGAAGAGTTTTTGGAAGGTAGTATAGAAAGTAGGGGAGCTGAAAATGGAGAATATGTTAAAGATACCGGTTCCTTGATGGATATGGAAGGCAGGGGCACCGGTGAAGTTCTTCGGAAGGGAGAAAAAAATTACAGAAAGAAAGAGAGAGTGAAAAATGTTGGAAATTATCAGCTTGATGATGGAGGAGAAGCATGCAGCGGCACTGAAGAAGGACTTAGTTTTCGTTCTTTGAATTTGAAGGAAAAGAATATGGAGGTTATTAATGAAAAGTTTGAGCAATTCACTCCAACAAGTCAGcggaaaagaaacaaaaaactcTTTTTTGGAG ATGAAATCCACGCCTTGAATGCTTTGCAAACTTTGGCTGATCTCTCTCTAATGATGCCGACATCTATAGTTGAATCCG AATCATCTGTCCCGTTGAAGGGAGAAAGAATGACTGTTGATAAAGATGATAAGTCTGCTTTACCCGAAGCAACATCAACAAGTCATAAGAGAAATAAAGTTAAACTCTGCGCAGTCCCTGGAGCTGACACTTCAACCTCCAAAAAATCTAAACTCGGAAAGGATATAGCAATCTCAATAATCGGTCACAAAATTAGTCACAAAATGCAGTCACAAAATCGGTCACAAAATTCGGTCACTAAACCGGTTACTAAATTCGGTCACTAA